The following are encoded together in the Lathyrus oleraceus cultivar Zhongwan6 chromosome 3, CAAS_Psat_ZW6_1.0, whole genome shotgun sequence genome:
- the LOC127129149 gene encoding protein MAIN-LIKE 2-like isoform X1 → MFVISFLKVQYNDFLYCLFLKDPKKFRQRSHPMPYPDPWCVPYIERAGFGHVMHVVNATIDAKFILALCERWRPETHTFHLPTGECTVTLEDVYMLLGLRIDGKPVTGNVQQPNQICVQMLGVDLVEGEGSAKARGQGIKLSSLQLYHDSITLTEESSEQEKVIKTRVYIMLLFGNLLFPEGTGNSINFMYLSLLGDIDRISTYSWGSAVLAFLYSSLCKNAQNEHCTFSGCAFLLQTWGWWRLPRLAPENPNDYSFPYATRFITTGLDYSLTPKNKIIFYRQLLDRLRAQDVLPLNHSTSN, encoded by the exons atgtttgtaattagttttttaaaagtccaatataatgattttttatattgtttgtttttaaaggatcccaagaaatttcgtcaacgttcacacccaatgccttatccagacccatggtgcgtaccttacatagagcgtgcgggtttcggtcatgtaatgcatgtcgtaaatgccaccattgatgccaaattcattttggctctgtgtgaacgttggagacctgagacacacacctttcacctaccaactggtgaatgtaccgtcacattagaggacgtgtacatgcttttaggtcttagaatagatggtaagcctgtgaccggaaatgttcaacagcctaaccaaatatgtgttcaaatgttgggggtagatctggtcgagggtgaggggtctgccaaagcaaggggtcagggtattaaattatctagcctacaattgtaccacgactccataactttgactgaggaatcctccgaacaagaaaaagtcataaaaacccgggtttacattatgctattgtttgggaacttgctatttcccgaagggacgggaaatagcataaattttatgtacttgagtttgctcggggacattgatagaataagcacatatagttggggttctgcagtattagcattcctatatagctctttgtgtaaaaatgcacaaaatgagcactgtacattttctggatgtgcttttttgcttcaaacatgggggtggtggagattgccgaggctagccccagaaaatcctaatgactactccttcccctacgcaactag gttcattacaaccggactggattacagtcttacccccaaaaataaaattatattttatcgtcaactgttggatcgtctccgagcacaggatgtattaccactaaatcactcaacttctaactga
- the LOC127129149 gene encoding protein MAIN-LIKE 2-like isoform X2 → MSLLTMGQEHRGTRANIASFDPKKFRQRSHPMPYPDPWCVPYIERAGFGHVMHVVNATIDAKFILALCERWRPETHTFHLPTGECTVTLEDVYMLLGLRIDGKPVTGNVQQPNQICVQMLGVDLVEGEGSAKARGQGIKLSSLQLYHDSITLTEESSEQEKVIKTRVYIMLLFGNLLFPEGTGNSINFMYLSLLGDIDRISTYSWGSAVLAFLYSSLCKNAQNEHCTFSGCAFLLQTWGWWRLPRLAPENPNDYSFPYATRFITTGLDYSLTPKNKIIFYRQLLDRLRAQDVLPLNHSTSN, encoded by the exons atgtcgcttcttaccatgggccaagaacacagaggaactagggcaaacattgcctcattc gatcccaagaaatttcgtcaacgttcacacccaatgccttatccagacccatggtgcgtaccttacatagagcgtgcgggtttcggtcatgtaatgcatgtcgtaaatgccaccattgatgccaaattcattttggctctgtgtgaacgttggagacctgagacacacacctttcacctaccaactggtgaatgtaccgtcacattagaggacgtgtacatgcttttaggtcttagaatagatggtaagcctgtgaccggaaatgttcaacagcctaaccaaatatgtgttcaaatgttgggggtagatctggtcgagggtgaggggtctgccaaagcaaggggtcagggtattaaattatctagcctacaattgtaccacgactccataactttgactgaggaatcctccgaacaagaaaaagtcataaaaacccgggtttacattatgctattgtttgggaacttgctatttcccgaagggacgggaaatagcataaattttatgtacttgagtttgctcggggacattgatagaataagcacatatagttggggttctgcagtattagcattcctatatagctctttgtgtaaaaatgcacaaaatgagcactgtacattttctggatgtgcttttttgcttcaaacatgggggtggtggagattgccgaggctagccccagaaaatcctaatgactactccttcccctacgcaactag gttcattacaaccggactggattacagtcttacccccaaaaataaaattatattttatcgtcaactgttggatcgtctccgagcacaggatgtattaccactaaatcactcaacttctaactga